A region of Chloroflexota bacterium DNA encodes the following proteins:
- a CDS encoding ATP-binding protein, producing TDAASIGTDLGVGIALFVDEMQDVPTPDLSALCAACHELSQTGAPLIIVGAGLPHLPTLLSSSKSYSERLFRYHRIDRLDRPDADLALTAPAQREGVDFSPDALDALYDAADGYPYFIQAYGKVAWDAAPATPITAEDVKVAAPEAEAELAVGFFGSRYERATPAEREYMRAMALLGDGPVPTAEVATSLGRRPSSLSPARDSLIKKGLVYAAERGSVAFTVPHFGHFLRSQPA from the coding sequence TCACCGACGCGGCCTCCATCGGCACCGACCTCGGCGTCGGCATCGCGCTGTTCGTCGACGAGATGCAGGACGTCCCGACGCCGGACCTCTCAGCCCTCTGCGCCGCCTGCCATGAGCTCTCCCAAACCGGCGCCCCCCTCATCATCGTCGGCGCCGGCCTCCCCCATCTACCCACCCTTCTCTCCAGTTCCAAGTCCTACTCCGAACGCCTCTTCCGCTACCACCGCATCGACCGCCTTGATCGCCCGGACGCCGACCTCGCCCTCACGGCGCCAGCGCAGCGCGAAGGCGTGGACTTCAGCCCCGATGCCCTGGACGCCCTCTACGACGCGGCCGACGGGTACCCGTACTTCATTCAGGCGTACGGAAAGGTCGCCTGGGACGCCGCCCCCGCGACCCCGATCACCGCGGAGGACGTGAAGGTCGCGGCCCCCGAGGCCGAGGCCGAACTCGCCGTCGGCTTCTTCGGCTCGCGCTATGAGCGCGCCACCCCCGCCGAGCGCGAGTACATGCGCGCGATGGCGCTGCTCGGAGACGGCCCGGTCCCGACGGCCGAGGTCGCCACGTCCCTCGGCCGCCGGCCCTCGTCGTTGTCCCCGGCGCGCGACAGCCTGATCAAGAAGGGCCTGGTCTACGCGGCCGAGCGCGGTTCGGTGGCCTTCACCGTCCCGCACTTCGGCCACTTTCTCCGCTCCCAACCCGCCTAA
- a CDS encoding RIO1 family regulatory kinase/ATPase, with the protein MPLRRGRLTDQERDRLAAALIEAEDRLELPEGADRWSTWGQGEVGPEPYPSWVITSEAAVDTRLGVVKTGKEAEVHLVERWVPGKRREVGKRGEVGAGAEVEAGAAGGGQRVLLAEKQYRSADHRLFHRDAGYLEGRRTRESRLDRAIANRTTFGRKLIAEQWAAAEFAALCGLWAAGAPVPYPVSRLGTDLMLEFIGDADGGAAPRLAQLRPSTEQLVDLWEQLTDGLATLARAGFTHGDLSAYNVLVHNERLVLIDLPQVVDVVVNPRGAELLARDVRNIGGWFATRGLPQADWRVDGLLRLLRDEAGIGESKDV; encoded by the coding sequence GTGCCGCTGCGGCGGGGACGGCTCACCGACCAGGAGCGGGACCGGCTAGCCGCTGCGCTGATCGAGGCTGAGGACAGGCTCGAGCTGCCGGAGGGCGCCGACCGCTGGTCGACCTGGGGGCAGGGGGAGGTCGGGCCGGAACCGTACCCGTCTTGGGTGATCACCAGTGAGGCTGCCGTCGACACGCGGCTCGGCGTGGTGAAGACGGGGAAGGAGGCGGAGGTTCACCTGGTGGAGCGATGGGTGCCGGGGAAAAGGCGCGAAGTGGGGAAAAGGGGCGAAGTGGGGGCAGGTGCGGAGGTAGAGGCGGGGGCGGCGGGGGGTGGGCAGCGGGTGCTGCTCGCGGAGAAGCAGTACCGCAGCGCCGACCACCGGCTGTTTCATCGGGACGCCGGCTACCTGGAAGGGCGCCGGACACGCGAATCCCGCCTCGACCGGGCGATCGCGAACCGGACGACCTTTGGACGCAAGCTCATCGCCGAGCAGTGGGCCGCTGCCGAGTTCGCCGCGCTGTGCGGGCTGTGGGCTGCTGGGGCACCTGTGCCCTATCCGGTCTCGCGCTTGGGCACCGACCTGATGCTCGAGTTCATCGGGGACGCGGACGGCGGCGCGGCGCCTCGGCTGGCGCAGCTGCGGCCGAGTACCGAGCAGCTCGTCGACTTGTGGGAGCAGCTGACGGACGGGCTGGCCACGCTGGCACGCGCCGGGTTCACGCATGGCGACCTGTCGGCGTACAACGTCCTGGTCCACAACGAGCGACTCGTGCTGATCGACCTGCCGCAGGTCGTGGACGTCGTGGTGAACCCGCGGGGCGCCGAGCTGCTGGCGCGTGACGTGCGCAACATCGGCGGCTGGTTCGCGACGCGAGGGCTGCCGCAGGCGGATTGGCGGGTTGACGGGCTGCTGAGGTTGTTGCGGGATGAGGCGGGGATTGGGGAATCTAAGGATGTATAG